CCCACGATTTCAAAATGCGGGTCACTTCCCGTTTGTCCTGTTCATCCAGCGGATCGACCGGCTCGCGTGTTACGCCCGCCCTCAGGCCGAGCTGCTCCATCGCTTCCTTCACCGCCACGACATTATTTCCGTTATTGTATTTCGCCCTTAAGTTTTCGAACGGCACGACGTTTTCCCAAAGCTGCCAAACCGTTTCCCAATCTCCGGTCCTCAGTGCCCGAAGCATTGCTTGCGAAAGCTCAGGGTATACGTTCATCAGTCCTGAAGTAAAACCTCTAGCTCCTGCATTGTAAAAAAACGGCGCCCATTTTTCCGCGGTACCGCAGATCCATGCAATGCCGCATTCGGCCGGAATCGTGCGGACCGTTTGGGTAAAACGGGGCAAATCGTTGATCGCGTATTTGACGCCGACGCATTTGTCCAGCTTTGTCACCTCTACCAGCACCTCGTCGGAAATATGCGGATCTCGCACGTACAGCACCGACGGGATATCCAGAGCTTCGATTACCTTGCGGTAATACGAGATCGCGCCGCTTGTCGTCATATACGGATGGATCGGCTGGTGGATCATGACGCAATCCGCACCGGCCTTCTCGGCATTGCGCCCGAGCTCGATCGCCGTCTCCGCCGAATACCCGATGCCCGGCATCACAATCGCCCGGCGGGCGGCCAGCTCCGTAACCCGCCTCGTCTCCTCCTTCGCTTCCTCAAGCGTAAGCGCATAAAACTCGCTTGTGTTGCCGCAAGGGACGATAACTTCGGCGCCGCCTACGATCAAAAATTCTACGTTGGCGGCTACGCCGTCCCAATCGATCGCCTTCGTCGTCTCGTCGAAAGGGGTCACCGTTATCGCTGTAATCGTTTCCAGCCTTTTACTGAATTCTCCGTAATTCATACATTTCCTCCCGACCGTCTCTATGTAATATCTGATATATCAAATATTACCACAATCTTGCAGCGGTCGAAATAAAAAAATAAGGACTTCGTTCTTTTTAGAACGAGTCCTTGAATACAGGCTGGATTAACCACCTTTTAAACAGCTTCATCATCCTCGCGGAACCGGATCGCTAACCTCTTTTTACGATGTACAAGCGGCTGGTCTCCTCCCAAATTTCGCCGGCATCGAGCGAAAACAACCCCGATTGTTCCGCCGGCATATCCACGTTAGGCGCATTGACCAGATTGATTTGCGGCTCCGGGCAAAAAAATCCGGGCGTCGCGTTGTTGTTCCAAATCATCCAATGCTTGTAGGAAGCCCCCGCATCGTAGACGAGCGTTACCTTCTCGCGCAGATCGCTAAGCTCGGCTCGGTTTCGGCCGTTTTGCGGAACCGACGTGTAGTGATTGTCCAGCGGCTCGAAGAACGGATAAACTCCCTCGCCCTTCAGCTGCTCTTCCTGCACGGAGAGCTGCTGAAATCGTCCGGTCGGCAGCATCCTTTCACTCATCTCGTAACGCTTGTCCATTGTCAGCTTCACGCGGTAATCCTCCGCCGTACTGCCGGCCGCGAAAGGCGCGTTCAGCGCGGTATGGAAAGCGAGCAGGCATGGCATCGTCTCCGCGCCGTCGTTGCGTATCGCCACGTGCTGCTGAAGCCCGTCTTCGCTCAGCGTATACCGAAGCCGGAACGTAAATTCATGCGGAAAATGATTGTAGACCGCGTGCTGCCGGTCCACCTTTAACACAAGCTGGACGTACGCTTCCTCTCCGTTCACGCCGCTGTGTTCCACTTCCCAAGGAATGTCCGCCAAAAACCCGTGAAGATGGTTTCCAGTCCGCGCCTCGTTAACCGGAAAGCTGTAAGTCTTTCCGTTCCACGGAAAACGCCCGTCCTCGTAGCGGTTAGGCGGGAACAAAACGGGAATTCCGTGAATGATCGGTCTCGCCTTAAACGCTTCCATTTCTTCCGCCGCCGGCTCGTGCAAAAACCGGTACCCGCGAACCGTGTCGCGGAAAGCAATCAGATTCGCGCCGACATTCGGCAGCATCACGGCCTCGTACGGACCTGCTGTCAGCC
The window above is part of the Paenibacillus hamazuiensis genome. Proteins encoded here:
- a CDS encoding dihydrodipicolinate synthase family protein: MNYGEFSKRLETITAITVTPFDETTKAIDWDGVAANVEFLIVGGAEVIVPCGNTSEFYALTLEEAKEETRRVTELAARRAIVMPGIGYSAETAIELGRNAEKAGADCVMIHQPIHPYMTTSGAISYYRKVIEALDIPSVLYVRDPHISDEVLVEVTKLDKCVGVKYAINDLPRFTQTVRTIPAECGIAWICGTAEKWAPFFYNAGARGFTSGLMNVYPELSQAMLRALRTGDWETVWQLWENVVPFENLRAKYNNGNNVVAVKEAMEQLGLRAGVTREPVDPLDEQDKREVTRILKSWGKIT
- a CDS encoding aldose 1-epimerase gives rise to the protein MALVAEKEYNGERAVWLTAGPYEAVMLPNVGANLIAFRDTVRGYRFLHEPAAEEMEAFKARPIIHGIPVLFPPNRYEDGRFPWNGKTYSFPVNEARTGNHLHGFLADIPWEVEHSGVNGEEAYVQLVLKVDRQHAVYNHFPHEFTFRLRYTLSEDGLQQHVAIRNDGAETMPCLLAFHTALNAPFAAGSTAEDYRVKLTMDKRYEMSERMLPTGRFQQLSVQEEQLKGEGVYPFFEPLDNHYTSVPQNGRNRAELSDLREKVTLVYDAGASYKHWMIWNNNATPGFFCPEPQINLVNAPNVDMPAEQSGLFSLDAGEIWEETSRLYIVKRG